A single window of Thalassoroseus pseudoceratinae DNA harbors:
- the cls gene encoding cardiolipin synthase, protein MELTTGVVVHLLVELVLVIRVMLKPHRDPASRIAWIAVIGFVPFLGILGYLLFGETNIGRRRSERLRQVLADMPEAPPIDASEETNLSPSIPSKYQPLFRLGESISGFKPVGGNSATLMKDSNTTIDSMVADIDAATEHVHLLFYIWLADNNGTKIVEALKRAASRGVVCRAMVDNLGSRAMIRSEHWQSMQDAGVRLAIALPIGNPFLRTLIGRIDLRNHRKTLVIDGHTTYCGSQNCADPEFLVKAKYAPWVDAVMRFEGPIARQNLQLFASDWMTYTDDSMHDLLREPLVAPEPGIPAQVIGTGPTSRYSAMSETFEALCYSAQKELVISTPYYIPNDSIQNAICSAAYRGVKTTMIFPARNDSWVVAGASRSYYAELLEAGVVIHEYQGGLLHTKSLTLDGEVTLIGSANMDRRSFELNYENNILLCDSQLTEAMRERQQSYINQSQLISLDSVISWTYSRRLWNNTLAVLGPIL, encoded by the coding sequence ATGGAATTGACAACTGGTGTCGTTGTTCACTTGTTGGTGGAACTCGTTTTAGTCATTCGGGTCATGCTCAAACCGCACCGTGATCCGGCATCACGCATTGCATGGATCGCGGTAATTGGTTTCGTCCCGTTCCTGGGGATACTTGGTTATCTGCTGTTCGGCGAAACTAATATAGGTCGCCGCCGTTCCGAGAGACTTCGCCAAGTCCTAGCCGACATGCCGGAAGCACCTCCCATCGATGCTAGTGAGGAAACTAATCTCTCTCCATCGATTCCCTCGAAATACCAGCCGCTGTTTCGGTTAGGTGAATCAATTAGCGGTTTCAAGCCGGTCGGCGGAAACTCAGCAACGTTGATGAAAGACTCTAACACGACAATTGACTCGATGGTCGCAGACATTGATGCCGCGACTGAGCACGTTCACTTGTTGTTCTATATCTGGCTAGCCGACAACAATGGCACCAAAATTGTAGAAGCTCTCAAACGAGCCGCTAGTCGTGGAGTTGTGTGTCGGGCGATGGTCGACAATCTAGGCTCGCGTGCCATGATTCGCTCCGAACACTGGCAATCCATGCAAGACGCTGGCGTGCGATTGGCGATCGCATTGCCAATTGGCAATCCCTTTCTACGCACTTTAATCGGTCGCATCGACCTGAGAAATCATCGCAAAACATTAGTCATTGATGGCCACACCACGTACTGTGGAAGTCAAAACTGTGCCGACCCGGAATTTCTAGTCAAGGCGAAGTACGCTCCTTGGGTAGACGCCGTGATGCGATTTGAAGGTCCGATTGCCCGACAAAACTTGCAACTGTTTGCTAGCGACTGGATGACTTACACCGATGACTCGATGCACGATCTGTTACGTGAACCTCTTGTTGCTCCCGAGCCTGGAATTCCAGCCCAGGTGATCGGCACCGGCCCGACGAGTCGATACTCAGCGATGTCCGAAACCTTCGAAGCATTGTGCTATTCCGCCCAGAAAGAACTCGTCATTTCAACCCCGTATTACATACCGAATGACTCAATTCAGAACGCAATCTGTTCGGCCGCCTATCGTGGGGTGAAGACGACGATGATCTTTCCGGCACGGAATGACTCCTGGGTGGTCGCCGGTGCAAGTCGTAGCTACTACGCGGAACTGCTCGAAGCGGGCGTTGTGATTCACGAATATCAGGGGGGACTTCTCCACACTAAGTCTTTGACATTAGATGGAGAAGTTACACTGATCGGCTCCGCGAACATGGATCGTCGCAGTTTCGAACTCAACTATGAGAACAACATCCTGCTTTGCGATTCTCAACTGACCGAAGCCATGCGAGAACGACAGCAATCATACATCAATCAATCTCAACTTATTTCGTTGGATTCGGTCATTTCGTGGACTTACTCGCGACGACTCTGGAACAACACACTCGCCGTCTTAGGGCCGATTCTTTAA